In Paraburkholderia youngii, the genomic stretch AGCGCAGATTGCGCGACGTTCAAGCGATCCGCTGCCTTGGCAAAGTGCAGATCCTCCACCACAGCAACGAAGTATCGCAGTTGACGGGCGTCGATCATTTAATCTCCAGGAGCGAATAAACATTCGCGCAATGCGTCTGGATGATATCAAAGAAGAGGCATCAAATAGAGCCCTGAAACAACAGGAGGACAACATGGACGCACTGACCACCAACCCTGGTTCCATCACGCACCGGCAACCGCTTTTCCGCTTGTCGGCGCATCCCACCCATCACCGCATCATGAACGTGACGGTCGACCCGAACGCACTGACCGGATTCCTGGCGGACGTGCGCGATATCGACGTCCAGAATCTCGAGTATGTCCCGTTCATGCGCCATCACCTTGCCGATCTGCTGGTCGAGCGTCTCGGTGACGACTTTGCCGACATGCTCGTCGAGCTGGTCAAGGACCGTCGGCACGGCGGTTTCACCATCGGCCTCCAGGACCTTTCGCAAGACCCTTCTGACTTCGTGAAGTTCGGTACGGCCATCGGTCATTTCCTCGGCCCGAGCAATCACGATGCGATGTCGGGAACGTACTACGCCCGCTTCGTGGTGAAGCACACCGATAACAGCGACTCATATCTTCGTCAGGCATACCGGCTGTTCACGATGCACACCGACGGCACGTACGTGAGCGACGCAACGGACTGGCTGCTGATGATGAAATTCGCGGAGCGAAGCGCGGTCGGCGGCGAATCGCGGTTTCTGCACCTGGACGACTGGGAAGAGCGCGATCGCTTCGTCAATCACAAGCTCGGAACCAAGCCGTTCTTCTACAAGGGATCCGATTCCAAGAACGTCAGCGAGCAGATCGAGCGGCCGCTGTTCTTTCAAAGCGAATTTGGTCTGTCGATCTCGTTCATCGACCAGTTCGTTCAGCCGTCCAACCGTGAAGAAGCGGCATTTCTCCGCTCACTGTCCCAGTCGATGGAAACGTCGGCCGGCACGAAGGAAGTGTCTTTGCCGGTCGGCGGTCTGGTGGTGCTGAACAACTATTTTTACCTTCACGGTCGGGCGCCATTCCAACCGAACGAATCGCTGTTCCGCGAGCTGATGCGCCAGCGCGGCTCGTTTGCGTATTGATGTCATCCGCTCTCTGGCATGATCGGGCACACCGACCGCCGAGGGCCAACGCAGCGATTTCGATGTAACACAGTGAGACGGTGAAATGAACGACTACGCAGAGCACGTGAGCGTGCACGAAACGACGTCCGTCGGGCGAGTTGAACAAGCGGCTTACGGGGTCAAGCAACATCTCCCCCGGCGGCTGCGCCAGATCCTCTCGCTCGCGGACTTCGAGCGGGCGGCACGGCGCGTTCTGCCGCGTCCGCTCTACGGCTATATCTCCGGCGCAGCGGAGGACGGAATGTCGATCGCGGCGAATCGGGCTGCGTTCGAACGCTTGAAATTCCGCACAAGAGTGCTTGTCGACGTGTCTCATCGATCGCAGCAGACAACGATCTTCAACCACACCTACTCGTCTCCGTTCGGAATCGCTCCGGTCGGAATCAGTGCCATCTCGGCATATCGGGGCGACATTGCGTTGGCCACGGCCGCGATGGATGAAAAAATATCCCTGCGATCATGAGCGGCTCCTCGCTCATTCCCATGGAGGCGGTGCAGGCGGCAGCGCCTGGCACCTGGTTCCAGGCTTATCTACCCGGCGACGTCGCGCGCCGCGACGCCCTGATCGAGCGTGTCAAGGCCGCTGGCTTCGCTACGCTCGTCCTCACAGTCGACATTCCCGTTTGGGCGAATCGCGAAAACAACGTGCGTACCGGTTTCTCGCTGCCGTTGCGACCATCGCTGCGTCTTGCGATGGATGGCATTTCCCACCCACGCTGGCTGCTTGGCACTTTCGCCCGGACGTTGATCAATCACGGCATGCCCCACTTCGAGAACTCGTTCGCGACACGAGGGGCGCCGATGCTGTCCGACTCGGCGGTACGCGATACCGCCGGTCGCGACCATCTGTCATGGTCCGACATCGCAAGCATTCGTCAACGTTGGAACGGCAATCTGGTCATCAAAGGGATCCTTCACGCGGACGACGCGCAGCGCGCACTCGCGATTGGCGCGGACGGGATCATCGTGTCGAACCACGGTGGGCGCCAACTGGACGGGGCGGTCGAGCCGCTATCCGTGTTGCCGCAGATTTGTGATGCCGTTGGAGACAAGACCGTCGTCATGCTGGACAGCGGGATCCGGCGAGGGGGAGATGTTCTGAAGGCGCTCGCGCTCGGCGCACATTTCGTATTCGCCGGGCGCCCGTTCATGTACGCCGCCGCGGTGGGCGGCGCGTCGGGTGTTCGACATGCGATCAGCCTTCTCAGGGACGAAGTCGACCGAAACATGGCGATGCTCGGCAAGGTAGCGATTGGCGAGATCGATCGCGCAATACTGGCCTGAACGGCGCGTTCCGACCGGATCACGTGTGACCCTGCCGGTGGACGAAAACACCAACCGCCAATAAATCAGGATTCCGCATCCAGTGGACTTCAAGAAACTACCTCCCCTGCGCGGCGCTGGGCGCGCTTCGCAGCCTCCTATGCGGCGCTCCTTAGCGAAGTGCAGCCGTCACCGCCTCGTCAATCTGCAGCGCAAAGCGCGCTTCAACATCGGGCACCGTGTAGCCAATTGACAGTTCCAAATACGCGTCGCCTAGCACCAACTGAACGAATGTAGCTGCTCGCAATGCAGCAGTCGGTTCGTCAAATCGCTTTCGCAGAATTTTTGCGGCGAAGGCACGCACGACCTTTGCCCCATTTTCGTAAAACACCTGGCCGAGTTCCGGAAGACGCTCGGCCTCAGCAACGATGGCCCGGTAAAGCCGGAGATAATCCGGCGTGATCAGGATTTGTGCCAACACCCATCCCAACTCGCGCAGCTCGACTTCGGGTGCGCCATCGGATTGCTCGTTCTGAGCACTGGCTAGAACTCCGCCCACCTGAGTGCACATCGAGCTCACCAGACCAACGAAGAGCGCCTCCTTCGACTTGAAGTGGCGGTAGACCGTCTGTTTGCCGACGCCGGCGGCCGCCGCGACATCGTCCATGGTTGCCAGGCCGAAACCCTCGCTTAAAAAAACGGTTTTCGCGCCATCGAGGATGGCAGTCCGTTTGCGGCGTTGCAGCGGGCTCAGGCCAGGAAGAGAGGAAGCGTTCATACGAAATAAATACCAGATCGCCGGGTAGTTGACAAGACTGATCAGTCTCGTTTACCTTCGCTGAAACGAGACTGCTTGGTCTCGTTTGGTGACTATTCAACTTCGCAGGCAATCGTTGGGGAGAACGCTTTGAAACTATTCATTACGGGTGGTACGGGCTACATCGGGCAAGCAATCGCGCGCAGGGCAATCAGCCGCGGCCATCAGGTGACGGCGATGGTGCGCCAGGACAGGTCGGCGGCTGCCAGCGCGCTGGCACGTCTCGGTGTGAAACTCCATGTCGGCGACCTGCGTGAGCCACAGTCTTTCGCTGTGACTGCCAGTGCCGCTGATGGCGTGGTGCACGCCGCGTCGACCAACGACGCTTCCGCCGCTACTGCTGATGAGGCCGCGGTTGTAGCGATGCTTTCGCATTTGCGTCCGGGCGCGGTGTTTGTCTATACGTCGGGCACCTGGGTCTACGGCAATACTGCGGGAGAACCCGCGACTGAAGCATCAGCGCTGAACCCGACACCACTCGTCGCCTGGCGGCCCGCAGTGGAGCAACATGTGCGGGCGCTAGCAGCGAGCCGTTCGATTGCCGCGGTGATTCTCAGGCCGGCGATGGTGCACGGCTACGGTGGCGGCATCTTCGGCATGCTTGCCGGGATGGTCCGTCAGACTGGCAGTGTGAGGGTCGTCGGCGATGGTCGCAATCACTGGCCGGCCGTTCACGTCGATGATCTCGCCACGGCTTATCTGAGCGCGGTGGAACAGGCGGCAACCGGAGACAGTCGAGTCACGGGACAGATCTTCAACGTGGTCGCGGAAGATGCTGTTGCCGTTGCCGAAATGGGTAAAGCGATTCGGGCCTCGGTCGGCGCCGATCGTGTCGAACTCTGGCCGCTCGACGATGCTCGCAAATCGCTTGGATCGTTCGCTGACGCACTGGCGCTCGACCAGACAGTAAGCGCTCAGCATGCCCGGCGAGTTCTCGAGTGGGAACCCCATGGCCCTGGCCTGATTGCGGACCTCTCTGCACCAAAACACTTTCAGCAAACTAACGGAGCATGACGATGGCGTGGAGCAGTGCGTCTCTCGAATCAACCCTAGCGATGATCGTCGCGGTGCTGTTCACGATTGCTGGCGTGGTCAATCTCGCAAGGCCCGGCGCGGTGAAGCGCGACTTCGCACGCTGGGGCTATCCGGCATGGTTTCAGTTGCTCTGTGGCGCGCTCGAATTGCTCAGTGCGGCACTTCTTCTTGGACAACAAACCAGAGTCTTGGGCTTAACGTTGGCCGGTGCGATCATGATCGGCGCGCTCTTCACGTTGGTGCGAAATCGGGAGCCATTCCGGCATCTCGCCCCGGCGCTGGTCTTTTCGGCTTTGATTGTGGTCACCTTGGCTGCCCGCGGTTGAGGCTTCCCCGCCATCAGGCGAGCGGCCCTGGGAAACTAACAGGCCGCGCGGGCAATCCGTGCTGCAAGTACTTAAAATAGGCACACGGATAGCCGAAGGAAGGGGCGTGCTCATGGCAGTACTCTAGCGAATACGCTCGTTGTGCGGTCACCGAATGACCACCGATAAAAGCATGACCGTTCCAACCCAACCTTTCGAAATCCGATGCTTGAAAAGCTTTTTGACCTGAAGGCGACGTACGAAGCGCTTGCGGCCGCGCAAGGCCCGGATGCGGCGACACAACGTGCCGCGCTCGGTGAGCGACTCATTGCGGCCTTTCCGGACCTGTGTCGCGAGCTCGTGCACGCGATCGAGGAGAACGGACGCCTTCTCGGGCTTGTTGAGCAGTCGCCGGACTCGCCCGCCCACACCACTTCCCCACTCGTGTTCGAAGGCTTCGTCTCGCGGCAGGAAGGCGACGCCTACCACTTGCAATCTGAGTCACCGAAGTTGTTGTGATTCCCGGCCGACAAGGCGGGCACCCTAACAAGAATTGTCCAAAGTCCCGGCAAGAGTCTAGCCATTCCAGATTCCGGCGACTGTAATCCTCCGTTCCTACTCCGCACTGACAACCGGTGATCAATCATTACGGGATGCGCGTGACACGAGGGATAATACATTTTTGTATAAGTCTACTGCCAACGCCAACGTGTATTCTGTATCGGTCACGAGATCCTCAAAAGGCTGATATGTGTAACTAACAACGGAAAATGCACGCGACTCAGGCATTTGAATGCATTCCTTCGGCGCACCTACCGCCCCTCGCGCCTCGCGTTCAAACGGGATGCAAAAATCCCAGATCAGTCGACTCCGTCATTTGTCAGAATCCGTTGGCCAAACGGAGTGTCTTGAAGCTCGGCGATCAGCGTGGTTGCAGGTCCGCTTTGGATTGACCCTCCCTTGGCCAAGGAAAGTTGGGGCGGCGTTTGGCCAAACGCATCGTCCGTCTTGCTCTTCGGATCCTGACTCGATGGCGTTTCCCGCACAGGCAGAAACTCACGCCTGAGTGAGGTATCCAGTCTTGACCGCGAGCCCCCCGGCCCATCGACGGCGGCCAGTCCATGACGGGATGTGCCGTGACATCAACGCATCAGATTTGTCCGCTCGCCCTCAGTGACATGACACTAGCCAGAATGTCGCTGACAATGAAATACCACTGCGTAGGCAATATTCCGGCGGTGCCTGCGTCCGACTCCTGCATGAATGGAACGATCACGACCTGGCCACAATCCTGATTGTCTATGATGGCGCCCGCCAATTGGGCGCCCAAGCGATCGACGTAGCCGAACAGTTGTTTCCAGTCCGCGTGGCGTACGCCGTTTTTGGTAAAGCCGGACATGGTCGCCTTATTCGGATAGTCAGTGTCGAAATAGTTCGCCTGTCTCGGCCTCGGGTGAAAGTAAATGACCACGCTCGACCAATTGACCTTGACCTGTCCTGCAGGCACGACGACTCCGAACCAGTTTGGACTCGTTTTGTCTGCATCTTGGCCCTGGAGCTCGTACAACAGGGCGGAATAACCCACGATTT encodes the following:
- the glaH gene encoding glutarate dioxygenase GlaH gives rise to the protein MDALTTNPGSITHRQPLFRLSAHPTHHRIMNVTVDPNALTGFLADVRDIDVQNLEYVPFMRHHLADLLVERLGDDFADMLVELVKDRRHGGFTIGLQDLSQDPSDFVKFGTAIGHFLGPSNHDAMSGTYYARFVVKHTDNSDSYLRQAYRLFTMHTDGTYVSDATDWLLMMKFAERSAVGGESRFLHLDDWEERDRFVNHKLGTKPFFYKGSDSKNVSEQIERPLFFQSEFGLSISFIDQFVQPSNREEAAFLRSLSQSMETSAGTKEVSLPVGGLVVLNNYFYLHGRAPFQPNESLFRELMRQRGSFAY
- a CDS encoding TetR/AcrR family transcriptional regulator — translated: MNASSLPGLSPLQRRKRTAILDGAKTVFLSEGFGLATMDDVAAAAGVGKQTVYRHFKSKEALFVGLVSSMCTQVGGVLASAQNEQSDGAPEVELRELGWVLAQILITPDYLRLYRAIVAEAERLPELGQVFYENGAKVVRAFAAKILRKRFDEPTAALRAATFVQLVLGDAYLELSIGYTVPDVEARFALQIDEAVTAALR
- a CDS encoding NAD-dependent epimerase/dehydratase family protein, producing MVSFGDYSTSQAIVGENALKLFITGGTGYIGQAIARRAISRGHQVTAMVRQDRSAAASALARLGVKLHVGDLREPQSFAVTASAADGVVHAASTNDASAATADEAAVVAMLSHLRPGAVFVYTSGTWVYGNTAGEPATEASALNPTPLVAWRPAVEQHVRALAASRSIAAVILRPAMVHGYGGGIFGMLAGMVRQTGSVRVVGDGRNHWPAVHVDDLATAYLSAVEQAATGDSRVTGQIFNVVAEDAVAVAEMGKAIRASVGADRVELWPLDDARKSLGSFADALALDQTVSAQHARRVLEWEPHGPGLIADLSAPKHFQQTNGA
- a CDS encoding DoxX family protein, with product MAWSSASLESTLAMIVAVLFTIAGVVNLARPGAVKRDFARWGYPAWFQLLCGALELLSAALLLGQQTRVLGLTLAGAIMIGALFTLVRNREPFRHLAPALVFSALIVVTLAARG